One window of the Desulfitibacter alkalitolerans DSM 16504 genome contains the following:
- a CDS encoding spore germination protein, translating into MDSAKQEEHKEKLAYIDKRVENNLEVIDFFFADSEVVTKKITDTSKKKVLYGVAYLDNSVDINLLNRDVLKLIRSHVSKGSSRALVISELEDSIANIIAVDTLDEAMDFLVQGFVVFFAEGSEKAWVMELRKFPQRSVQEPESEVQARGPKLGFTEVIGENTALIRRSIKSSELKFKTFIIGTKSRTIVEVAYIESLVEQDVLKEIIDRLETIKTDVVTGTGQLVEFITDHPSSPFPQTLRTERPDKVAANLLEGRVGIIVDGHPDAIILPAPLPLFFQTLDEYNTPWIFGSLLRLIRWFSFIVAMFLPGFYIAIISVNYEILPLEMLVVISESRSKVPFPPLIEAVLMEVTIEILREAGIRLPGALGQTIGIVGAMEFMKMIKKMQEANSDPLALGKRFRAKYFQVFQEIDWREHYPYADLNIDVRVNIPRFGVIN; encoded by the coding sequence ATGGATTCCGCTAAACAGGAGGAGCACAAGGAGAAACTTGCCTATATAGACAAAAGGGTAGAAAACAATCTGGAAGTTATAGATTTCTTCTTTGCAGACAGTGAGGTTGTAACCAAAAAGATAACAGACACTTCCAAAAAAAAAGTCCTCTATGGAGTAGCTTATCTGGACAACTCCGTCGATATTAACCTGCTTAACAGAGATGTGCTTAAGCTAATTAGAAGCCATGTGTCAAAGGGGTCATCACGTGCACTGGTAATTTCAGAGCTGGAGGATTCCATTGCTAACATCATTGCTGTGGACACCCTTGATGAAGCAATGGATTTTTTAGTACAGGGTTTTGTGGTCTTCTTTGCAGAAGGTTCGGAAAAGGCCTGGGTTATGGAATTAAGAAAGTTTCCCCAGAGGTCAGTTCAAGAACCAGAGTCAGAGGTTCAGGCCAGGGGGCCCAAACTTGGTTTTACTGAGGTAATTGGTGAGAATACTGCACTTATAAGGCGAAGTATTAAGTCCAGCGAACTAAAATTTAAAACCTTTATCATTGGAACTAAATCTAGGACAATAGTAGAGGTTGCTTATATTGAATCCCTGGTAGAGCAAGATGTTTTAAAAGAGATTATAGATCGTCTTGAAACTATAAAAACTGATGTAGTTACTGGCACAGGACAGCTTGTGGAATTTATTACTGATCACCCTTCCTCCCCTTTTCCACAAACATTGCGTACTGAAAGGCCTGACAAGGTAGCTGCTAATTTGTTGGAGGGCAGAGTTGGGATTATTGTAGACGGACATCCTGATGCCATTATTTTGCCTGCCCCCCTGCCCTTATTTTTTCAAACCCTTGATGAGTATAACACTCCCTGGATATTTGGCTCCCTGTTAAGGCTTATCAGATGGTTCAGTTTTATAGTGGCCATGTTTTTACCTGGCTTTTATATTGCCATAATTTCTGTAAACTATGAAATATTACCCCTTGAAATGCTGGTAGTTATCTCTGAATCCCGTTCCAAGGTTCCCTTTCCTCCCTTGATTGAAGCAGTGCTTATGGAGGTAACCATAGAGATTCTGCGAGAAGCAGGAATCCGACTTCCAGGAGCCTTGGGCCAGACCATAGGTATTGTGGGAGCAATGGAATTTATGAAGATGATAAAAAAAATGCAGGAGGCCAATTCAGACCCCCTGGCACTGGGCAAAAGATTTCGGGCTAAATACTTTCAAGTTTTCCAGGAAATAGACTGGAGGGAACATTACCCCTATGCTGATTTAAACATTGATGTCAGGGTAAATATTCCCCGTTTCGGGGTGATTAATTAG
- a CDS encoding FadR/GntR family transcriptional regulator, translating to MRVEAKVMFQPVNEKSANVYEKVIAELKKGIMHGELRPGDKLPSERELAGMLGVSRTSLREALRLLEVSGVVTIKHGQGVFIANNDPDEYMKKFISHIFVDEKKIEELFQIRKLIETEAAVWACQNGTDEQLKKIYNLVQETIYILDNSSKGDFLAVLAKQDGKFHHLLAEAANNSVLGNIMDNLLDLLADSRARAASVKGRPQKSLQEHMKIAEALLERDGEKARRAMLDHLDAVEKDVILGQKR from the coding sequence ATGAGGGTCGAGGCAAAGGTAATGTTTCAGCCAGTAAATGAAAAATCTGCCAACGTCTACGAGAAGGTTATTGCCGAATTAAAGAAGGGCATAATGCATGGAGAATTAAGGCCAGGTGACAAGCTGCCTTCAGAAAGAGAATTGGCAGGCATGCTAGGTGTAAGCAGAACATCTCTTCGGGAAGCTTTGAGGCTCCTTGAAGTATCAGGAGTAGTAACTATAAAGCATGGGCAAGGAGTTTTCATAGCAAATAATGACCCTGATGAATATATGAAGAAGTTTATATCCCATATTTTTGTAGATGAAAAAAAAATTGAAGAGCTTTTTCAAATAAGAAAGCTGATAGAAACTGAAGCAGCTGTATGGGCTTGTCAAAATGGGACAGATGAGCAGTTAAAAAAGATATATAACCTGGTCCAGGAGACTATATATATCCTAGATAATAGTTCCAAGGGAGATTTTTTAGCTGTTCTAGCCAAACAGGATGGAAAGTTTCATCATCTTCTAGCAGAAGCAGCAAACAATAGTGTTTTAGGAAATATAATGGACAATCTACTGGATTTACTAGCAGATTCAAGGGCCAGGGCTGCAAGTGTTAAAGGCAGGCCCCAAAAATCCCTGCAAGAACACATGAAGATTGCAGAGGCCCTGCTAGAACGAGATGGAGAAAAAGCTAGAAGGGCCATGCTGGACCATCTAGACGCTGTTGAAAAAGATGTTATTTTGGGTCAAAAAAGATAA
- a CDS encoding tripartite tricarboxylate transporter substrate binding protein yields the protein MRKVKLLGLCLLVLLLSMALVVGCSGTKDEGKAPEEGKDAPKEVTVDPNYPSSPITYLIPFDPGGQSDVEARRQQPLLEKILGTSVIVTYKAGGGGAVGWSELVNHKPDGYFMAGINVPHIILQPLSRDNAGYKTEQIEPVAFFQRTPVGLAVQKDSPFDTLEEFIEYAKANPGAVTVGGSGTFSGHHIAAIEFEALTGVTLTYVPFTGAAPQMQAFLGKHVAAVMANSDALVQYEDSMKILAFGGTERFEALPDVPTFIEKGYDMIPSIDRGVAVPPGTPEEYKKKLSDAFMEVANDENLRKQMIEQGFVPVAMDMNEAQAYLDEMTKTYTELLESLK from the coding sequence ATGCGTAAGGTTAAATTGTTAGGTTTATGTTTATTAGTTTTACTGTTGTCAATGGCTTTAGTTGTTGGTTGTAGTGGAACTAAAGATGAAGGTAAGGCCCCTGAAGAGGGCAAGGATGCCCCAAAGGAAGTTACTGTAGATCCTAATTATCCGAGCAGCCCAATAACTTACTTGATTCCCTTTGATCCAGGTGGACAGTCAGACGTTGAGGCAAGAAGACAGCAGCCATTACTTGAAAAAATCCTTGGAACCAGTGTTATTGTAACTTACAAGGCTGGCGGTGGTGGAGCAGTAGGCTGGTCAGAGCTGGTTAACCACAAGCCAGATGGTTACTTCATGGCTGGTATCAACGTTCCACACATTATTCTGCAGCCACTATCCAGAGATAATGCAGGCTACAAAACTGAGCAGATAGAACCAGTAGCTTTCTTCCAAAGAACACCTGTAGGTCTTGCTGTACAAAAGGATAGTCCCTTTGACACATTGGAAGAATTCATTGAGTACGCAAAGGCAAACCCTGGTGCTGTAACAGTTGGTGGTTCAGGTACATTTAGTGGACACCATATTGCAGCTATTGAATTTGAAGCTTTGACTGGAGTAACATTGACATACGTTCCCTTTACAGGAGCTGCTCCACAAATGCAGGCCTTCCTCGGCAAACACGTTGCAGCCGTTATGGCTAACTCTGATGCCCTGGTTCAATATGAAGACAGTATGAAAATATTAGCTTTTGGTGGAACTGAAAGATTTGAAGCTCTACCAGATGTTCCAACCTTTATTGAAAAGGGATATGACATGATCCCAAGTATTGACAGGGGTGTAGCAGTGCCTCCTGGAACACCTGAAGAGTACAAGAAAAAACTTTCTGATGCATTCATGGAAGTAGCAAATGATGAAAACCTTAGAAAGCAAATGATTGAGCAGGGCTTTGTTCCTGTTGCAATGGACATGAATGAAGCACAGGCATATCTAGATGAAATGACTAAAACCTATACTGAACTGTTGGAAAGCTTAAAATAA
- a CDS encoding UxaA family hydrolase yields the protein MTKWYGYYRPDGQVGARNYVLILSATVYANSVVERVANTIEGSIPITHDLGRCQTMSDLKMTFDILCGLAKNPNVGAVVIVDHFREAFCNIDEMGEEISKSGKPVFGVNIREVGGAIEATAVATRQAMYFAQELSKMKREEVEMSQFLLGLNCGTSDTTQGLSANPALGFCSDRIVREGGRSILAEFPELMGAEEWLTSKAVSPQIAQKIIDEIASYEQKILATGEDIRGSQPTGDNIVGGLSTIEEKSLGGAKKSGSAPIIDVISNGQPVLNKQAGVYLMNTPGHGAESITSIAAGGAQAMVFCTGGGHTIAQPIMPTIKITGNANSWRQMKDTMDLDLSGILAGEITLEQAGDLIYNELVEVLSGKLTKCEILKERSGFGISRAGLSI from the coding sequence ATGACTAAATGGTATGGATACTATAGACCAGACGGACAAGTAGGAGCAAGAAACTATGTTTTAATACTTTCTGCAACAGTTTATGCAAATAGTGTAGTAGAAAGAGTTGCCAACACAATAGAAGGATCAATTCCTATTACACATGACTTGGGAAGATGTCAAACCATGTCTGACCTTAAAATGACCTTTGACATTTTATGTGGTTTAGCAAAGAACCCTAACGTAGGTGCAGTAGTTATAGTAGATCACTTTAGAGAAGCATTCTGCAACATTGATGAAATGGGAGAAGAAATATCAAAATCCGGAAAACCAGTTTTTGGAGTTAACATAAGAGAAGTTGGTGGAGCTATAGAAGCTACAGCAGTAGCTACACGTCAAGCTATGTATTTTGCTCAAGAACTGTCAAAAATGAAGAGAGAAGAAGTGGAAATGAGCCAATTCTTATTAGGCTTGAATTGTGGAACATCAGACACCACCCAGGGCCTTTCGGCTAATCCTGCTTTAGGATTTTGTTCTGATAGGATAGTAAGAGAAGGTGGAAGATCAATACTTGCTGAATTTCCTGAACTCATGGGAGCAGAAGAATGGTTGACTTCCAAGGCAGTTTCACCCCAAATAGCCCAAAAAATTATAGATGAAATTGCTTCTTATGAACAAAAAATTCTTGCTACAGGAGAAGATATTAGAGGTTCCCAGCCTACAGGAGACAACATAGTTGGGGGATTAAGCACCATAGAAGAAAAATCCCTGGGTGGAGCAAAGAAGAGTGGTTCCGCACCTATTATTGATGTTATAAGTAATGGACAGCCTGTATTGAACAAACAAGCGGGAGTTTATCTAATGAATACCCCTGGCCATGGAGCTGAGTCTATCACTTCCATTGCTGCTGGAGGAGCCCAGGCCATGGTATTTTGTACCGGCGGTGGCCACACAATTGCCCAACCAATTATGCCTACAATCAAAATTACTGGTAACGCTAATTCCTGGAGGCAAATGAAAGACACAATGGATCTTGACTTAAGCGGCATTCTTGCTGGTGAAATTACCTTAGAACAAGCTGGTGATTTAATATACAATGAACTAGTTGAAGTGCTATCAGGCAAATTAACTAAATGTGAAATATTAAAAGAACGTAGTGGATTTGGTATCAGTAGGGCTGGTTTAAGCATCTAA
- a CDS encoding tripartite tricarboxylate transporter TctB family protein produces MLTSDNIFSVFLLIVCGVAWNALEKVTYYGAFFPKVIIVVLAFFTIINLIMGIKNPKQIKIFDGDKQIYMFIMLLGMVAYVWLMTVLGFLVSSMLFMAVFFWFLGEDRSPKTAFKTTLLAVVVSSGFYTLFAKVFLVPLPKGIFF; encoded by the coding sequence ATGCTAACTAGTGACAATATATTTTCCGTATTCTTGCTCATTGTATGTGGGGTTGCCTGGAATGCCTTGGAAAAGGTTACCTACTATGGAGCTTTCTTCCCTAAAGTTATAATTGTTGTGCTGGCATTTTTTACGATAATCAACCTGATTATGGGTATTAAAAATCCCAAGCAAATTAAGATTTTTGATGGTGACAAACAGATTTATATGTTTATCATGCTCCTTGGTATGGTTGCTTATGTTTGGTTAATGACCGTACTAGGATTCCTTGTTTCCAGTATGCTGTTTATGGCTGTATTCTTCTGGTTCCTGGGAGAAGATCGGTCACCCAAGACTGCTTTTAAGACAACTCTTCTAGCAGTGGTTGTGTCCTCTGGGTTTTATACCCTTTTTGCAAAAGTGTTTTTGGTACCACTGCCAAAGGGAATATTCTTCTAA
- a CDS encoding DUF4363 family protein, with product MRLVVIIVIALVVFLGIGIYSEIWLSNTAQEISVEVAKLEQTIKNKKWDEAAELIKTIHKNWSSIEERWDIIVDHREMDEIDLALTRAMKFIEAESFDLALAEVAVIQHMVLHIAKKESLRILNIF from the coding sequence GTGCGTCTAGTTGTAATAATAGTGATTGCTCTAGTAGTTTTTTTAGGCATAGGAATATACAGTGAAATATGGCTTTCTAATACCGCACAGGAGATTTCTGTTGAGGTTGCCAAGCTGGAGCAAACTATTAAAAACAAAAAGTGGGATGAGGCAGCCGAGTTAATTAAAACCATACATAAGAATTGGTCTAGTATTGAAGAGCGCTGGGATATAATAGTGGATCATAGAGAGATGGATGAAATAGATTTGGCCCTAACAAGGGCCATGAAGTTTATAGAAGCTGAGAGTTTCGATTTAGCCCTGGCTGAAGTAGCAGTAATACAGCATATGGTTCTCCATATTGCCAAGAAGGAGTCACTAAGAATACTTAATATATTCTAA
- a CDS encoding UxaA family hydrolase has product MTTKIAWVVDEAKDNVANILSNDVKKGMVIPVTVMGEELQIKVSADIPYGHKVAIKPIKAGDIILKYGLSIGRATADIAVGEHVHIHNIEPLRGRGDLAAKQKGCAC; this is encoded by the coding sequence ATGACTACAAAAATTGCCTGGGTAGTTGACGAAGCGAAAGACAATGTAGCAAATATTTTAAGTAACGATGTAAAAAAAGGTATGGTTATTCCTGTAACTGTCATGGGCGAGGAGCTGCAAATTAAGGTTTCTGCTGATATTCCCTATGGACACAAGGTTGCAATTAAGCCAATTAAAGCAGGGGACATTATTCTTAAGTATGGATTAAGTATTGGAAGAGCGACAGCAGACATAGCTGTTGGTGAGCACGTTCATATTCATAACATAGAACCACTAAGGGGCAGAGGAGACTTAGCAGCAAAACAGAAAGGATGTGCATGTTAA
- a CDS encoding DUF421 domain-containing protein, which produces MLIIFARTIILFLLVMIVIRVMGKRQIGELQPFELVLAIMIAELATVPMEDKEIPLINGIIPILTLLLLQVIITFISLKSDKLRGLISGTPSVLIENGKIIESELRKLRYNLTDLLEQLRLKNFPNIADIEYAILETSGELSIIPKSQKRPVTPEDLNIHTAYEGLTLPLIMDGHVKLNNLQKLNLDTKWLNAELNKFGIKSTTEVLLASLDTKGELYIQKKGTKANKAGTL; this is translated from the coding sequence GTGCTAATTATTTTTGCCAGGACAATTATTTTATTTCTCCTGGTAATGATTGTAATTCGTGTCATGGGCAAAAGGCAGATTGGAGAGCTGCAGCCATTTGAACTGGTTCTTGCTATTATGATTGCAGAACTAGCTACAGTTCCCATGGAGGATAAGGAAATCCCCTTAATTAATGGCATTATCCCCATCTTAACACTCCTGCTGCTTCAGGTTATAATCACCTTCATTTCATTAAAAAGTGATAAGCTGCGAGGGCTGATAAGCGGCACACCAAGTGTATTAATTGAAAATGGCAAAATTATTGAAAGTGAATTAAGAAAGCTCCGTTATAATTTAACTGATTTGCTTGAACAACTGCGCCTAAAAAACTTTCCTAACATTGCCGACATTGAATATGCAATCTTAGAGACAAGTGGTGAATTAAGTATAATACCAAAATCACAAAAAAGACCTGTTACGCCCGAGGATTTAAATATCCATACTGCTTATGAAGGACTAACACTCCCATTAATAATGGATGGACATGTTAAGCTAAACAATTTACAAAAGCTCAACCTTGATACCAAGTGGCTAAACGCTGAATTAAATAAATTTGGCATAAAAAGTACGACAGAAGTTTTATTAGCTTCCCTTGATACAAAGGGAGAGCTCTATATACAGAAAAAGGGTACAAAAGCTAACAAAGCGGGTACCCTCTAA
- a CDS encoding tripartite tricarboxylate transporter permease, producing the protein MLENFVVALGNVFDPVSFILMLVGVSAGILVGALPGLTATMALAILVPFTFTMPATTALMVLGGVYVGAIYGGCIAAILVNTPGTPSAIATTFDGYPLTKKGKAEHALVAAAYSSSVGGLIGAIILLLFSPLLANVALKFGHPEYFWLAIFGLTIIATLASKSIIKGLMGGALGLLLGTIGISPIGGDMRFTFGFWQLQAGLQLIVALIGFFCIPEIFNMVERTMEKTKINLFKHQKGVAWSVIKELNRKPMLLFRSAIIGAFVGIVPGAGGNIAALVSYNEAIRFSKTPEEFGKGTIDGVAAAEASNNSEVCGSLVPLLTLGIPGAAPAAVLLGALMLQGLRPGPELYTVFGEITYTFLISLIFANIALFFLGFYGSRFVARVINISPAYLAPIVVFMCVIGSYSIRNNMLDVYIMVLFGLIGYVTRKLGYHPGPIVLGLILGSIAENGLVQSMLMGKAQGNMIAMFFTRPISIVLIILCLISAAWPFISDKRQRKIEEMKKRLEGETHAN; encoded by the coding sequence ATGCTGGAGAATTTCGTCGTAGCACTAGGGAATGTTTTTGATCCAGTAAGCTTCATACTAATGCTTGTAGGAGTTTCCGCAGGGATTCTAGTTGGCGCATTACCAGGTCTTACAGCTACCATGGCCCTTGCCATACTAGTTCCCTTTACCTTTACAATGCCAGCCACTACTGCTTTGATGGTTTTGGGTGGAGTTTATGTTGGCGCCATCTATGGTGGATGTATTGCTGCAATTCTTGTAAATACACCTGGAACGCCATCTGCAATTGCAACAACCTTTGATGGTTATCCCCTTACTAAAAAGGGCAAGGCAGAGCATGCCTTGGTTGCAGCAGCATATAGTTCAAGTGTAGGTGGTCTTATTGGAGCAATTATATTACTTTTATTCTCACCTTTATTGGCAAATGTGGCTTTAAAATTTGGACATCCAGAATATTTTTGGCTTGCTATATTTGGATTAACCATAATAGCAACCCTGGCATCTAAATCAATTATTAAGGGCCTCATGGGTGGAGCCCTGGGTCTTTTACTTGGAACTATTGGTATTTCTCCAATTGGTGGGGATATGCGTTTTACCTTTGGTTTCTGGCAGCTTCAGGCAGGTTTGCAGCTAATAGTAGCTTTAATAGGCTTCTTTTGTATTCCAGAGATTTTCAACATGGTTGAACGAACAATGGAAAAAACAAAAATTAATCTATTTAAACATCAAAAGGGTGTAGCCTGGTCTGTCATCAAGGAATTAAACAGAAAGCCCATGCTTTTATTCAGATCAGCTATCATTGGAGCCTTTGTAGGTATTGTTCCTGGTGCCGGTGGTAACATTGCAGCATTGGTATCCTATAATGAGGCAATTAGGTTTTCCAAGACCCCAGAGGAATTTGGAAAGGGAACCATTGATGGCGTTGCAGCTGCGGAAGCATCAAACAACTCAGAAGTTTGTGGTTCACTTGTACCCCTATTAACACTAGGTATACCTGGTGCAGCACCTGCCGCAGTTCTTTTGGGTGCCTTAATGCTCCAGGGATTAAGACCTGGTCCAGAGTTATATACTGTGTTTGGTGAGATAACCTATACATTCTTAATCTCATTAATCTTTGCCAACATTGCCTTGTTCTTCCTTGGTTTCTATGGATCTAGGTTTGTAGCAAGAGTCATTAATATCTCACCGGCTTATCTGGCACCCATTGTTGTATTTATGTGCGTAATTGGTTCCTATAGTATTCGTAATAATATGCTTGACGTATATATTATGGTTCTATTTGGTCTTATAGGCTATGTAACTAGAAAGCTAGGATATCACCCTGGACCTATAGTATTAGGTTTAATCCTTGGTTCAATTGCCGAAAATGGCCTTGTTCAATCAATGTTAATGGGTAAAGCACAGGGCAACATGATAGCAATGTTCTTTACAAGGCCCATATCTATAGTATTAATTATTTTATGTTTGATTTCTGCTGCATGGCCCTTTATTTCCGATAAGCGGCAGAGAAAAATCGAGGAAATGAAAAAGAGATTGGAGGGAGAAACCCATGCTAACTAG
- a CDS encoding DUF3048 domain-containing protein yields MKNKLVVLVMIFLLAITILSACGGKESSINSEDERNKEEEAAEIPESTGIYNPLTGLYVENIQNLTAVMIDNLAPARPQSGLIHADIVYEIEAEGLLTRLMALFYGNPPEFAGPVRSARPYYMQLAKEWDAYYVHVGGCNESFAKIGEWKIRDIDDVKGHRGFFLDKNRKRPHSTYINFAEALNGKPENGNFKNWVFVDTPEKEPAYTEISFRYNSSNRVTYKWDMNKKAYMRFLNDKLYDDRESGEQVYTNNIIIQYAGHRNLQTELQHIWVDVVGKGEAEYFLGGQYYQGTWEKKSMTEPTIYYDQQGQPISLVRGKTWIQILRPGVRLDKLTN; encoded by the coding sequence ATGAAGAACAAGTTAGTTGTATTAGTGATGATATTTTTACTTGCAATAACCATTCTTTCAGCATGTGGGGGCAAAGAAAGCTCTATTAATAGTGAAGATGAAAGAAATAAGGAAGAAGAAGCAGCAGAAATTCCAGAGTCCACAGGTATATACAACCCACTAACCGGCCTTTATGTAGAAAATATACAGAACTTAACAGCGGTAATGATTGACAATCTAGCACCTGCAAGACCCCAGTCGGGGTTAATTCATGCGGATATAGTTTATGAGATAGAGGCAGAAGGTTTGCTAACAAGGCTCATGGCCTTATTTTATGGGAATCCCCCAGAATTTGCAGGTCCTGTCCGCAGTGCAAGACCTTATTATATGCAGCTTGCAAAGGAATGGGACGCCTACTACGTACATGTTGGGGGGTGCAACGAATCCTTTGCAAAGATTGGGGAATGGAAGATCAGAGATATAGATGATGTGAAAGGGCACAGGGGTTTCTTCTTAGATAAGAATCGGAAGAGGCCCCACAGTACATATATAAATTTTGCTGAAGCTTTAAATGGGAAACCCGAAAATGGCAATTTCAAAAACTGGGTTTTTGTAGATACTCCTGAAAAAGAGCCTGCATATACAGAAATTAGTTTTCGCTACAACAGCTCCAACAGGGTTACATACAAATGGGATATGAACAAAAAAGCCTATATGAGGTTTCTAAACGATAAATTATATGATGATCGGGAGTCTGGTGAACAGGTGTATACCAACAACATAATTATTCAGTATGCTGGCCATCGCAATTTGCAAACAGAGCTGCAGCATATCTGGGTAGATGTGGTTGGCAAGGGTGAAGCTGAATACTTTTTAGGCGGCCAGTACTATCAAGGTACCTGGGAAAAAAAGAGTATGACCGAACCAACCATCTACTATGACCAGCAGGGCCAGCCAATCAGCCTGGTCAGGGGAAAAACATGGATCCAAATTCTTCGACCAGGGGTCAGGCTTGACAAATTGACAAATTGA
- a CDS encoding IclR family transcriptional regulator produces the protein MDAKNQINSVAKALSVLEIIGKSEKELTLTEIARILDMHKSTVFRLLSTLENNGFITRDNISGKYKLGLKILQLAGELLENIDLRKIARPVLERLVEDCNETVHLVVLDKNYIIYIDKVESCNTIRLYSRIGVQGFAHSTSAGKIMLAFLPERRLKNLILEAELPKRTPNTIIDYEVLMEHLAMVRKKGYAVDDIENEAGVRCVAAPVRNHLGQVVAAVSIAGPSERMTIDRIENSLCHKVMEATEKISRLLGYSVPTN, from the coding sequence ATGGATGCAAAAAACCAAATTAATTCTGTAGCCAAGGCTTTATCAGTATTAGAAATAATAGGCAAGTCTGAGAAAGAACTTACACTCACGGAAATTGCAAGAATTCTTGACATGCACAAAAGTACGGTTTTTCGTTTGCTTTCAACTTTAGAGAATAACGGTTTCATTACAAGAGATAACATTTCAGGTAAGTACAAATTAGGTCTAAAAATTTTACAACTTGCAGGAGAACTATTAGAAAATATAGACTTGCGTAAAATTGCCAGACCAGTACTGGAAAGGCTTGTTGAAGATTGTAACGAGACAGTCCATCTAGTTGTATTGGATAAAAATTATATAATTTATATTGATAAGGTTGAAAGTTGTAATACAATCCGGTTATATTCTCGTATTGGTGTCCAAGGTTTTGCCCATTCCACTTCGGCTGGTAAAATAATGTTAGCTTTTTTACCGGAGAGAAGATTAAAAAACCTGATTTTAGAAGCTGAGCTGCCCAAGAGAACTCCCAATACTATAATTGACTACGAAGTATTAATGGAACACCTAGCAATGGTAAGAAAGAAAGGATACGCTGTAGATGATATAGAAAATGAAGCAGGAGTAAGGTGTGTTGCAGCACCAGTTAGAAACCATCTCGGTCAGGTTGTTGCAGCAGTAAGCATTGCTGGTCCTAGTGAAAGAATGACCATTGATAGAATTGAAAATTCTTTGTGTCATAAGGTTATGGAAGCTACAGAAAAAATTTCTCGGCTCCTTGGCTATAGCGTTCCCACTAATTAA
- a CDS encoding cysteine hydrolase family protein, with protein sequence MQKKLLLVIDVLNDFVHSEGKLNCGEDAEKIIPFIVEKVNDFVREKHPIVLVKDAHIIDDLEFERFPTHCIKETWGAEVIEELAFLEVYPKVYCVEKQRYSAFYNTNLDKILETEKPEEIYILGVCTNICVLYTVEELCNRDYKVFVYKDGVASFDAQAHEFALQQMENVLGAEII encoded by the coding sequence ATGCAAAAAAAACTGCTATTAGTAATTGACGTGCTAAATGATTTTGTGCATTCTGAAGGAAAACTAAACTGCGGTGAAGATGCAGAAAAGATTATTCCCTTTATAGTTGAAAAAGTTAATGATTTTGTGCGGGAAAAACACCCCATTGTTTTGGTAAAGGATGCTCACATTATAGATGATCTGGAGTTTGAAAGATTTCCAACCCACTGCATAAAGGAAACCTGGGGTGCAGAGGTTATTGAAGAATTAGCTTTTTTAGAAGTATATCCCAAGGTATACTGTGTTGAAAAGCAGCGCTACAGTGCCTTTTATAATACAAACCTGGATAAAATACTAGAAACTGAAAAACCCGAGGAAATATATATTTTAGGTGTGTGTACCAATATCTGTGTGCTCTATACAGTTGAAGAACTTTGTAACAGGGATTACAAGGTGTTTGTATATAAAGATGGAGTGGCAAGCTTTGATGCCCAGGCCCACGAATTTGCCCTTCAACAAATGGAAAATGTTCTAGGTGCTGAAATCATATAG